In the genome of Fusarium poae strain DAOMC 252244 chromosome 1, whole genome shotgun sequence, the window TGTCTCGCAGATCCTCGATAGAGGCATTGCTGGCTGGTGGGGTGCCACATGGCATCAAACGTTCCGACTGCAGTTCATCGCTCCTGCAAAGTTCCTAGTTGATAAGGGATATCTCCAGAAGAGGACGTTGACTACGCAGATTGTCACCATGTATGTGTCCTTCATCCAGTCTGGCTTGCTTCATGGAGCAGGAAGTATATCTTCCATGTTTCCCACCAAACCATGGAGGGCACCagttttcttcttcattcaGCCTCTTGGTATTATAGTCCAGCTTCTTTTACTACACACCCTGGATCAAAACTTCCCTAATGTCCCTCGAGCAGCTCGACAAGTATTCAATGTTGTGTCAACGGCGGTCTGGCTGTACTTCACTGCATTCTTCTTCACTGACGACATCTCATCTGCTGGTATCTGGCTGCTTGAGCCTGTGCCAATTTCTCCTCTGCGGTGGTTAGGTTTCGGCCATCCAGATGATCACTGGTGGCGATGGAGGAGGTATTTGTTCCCGACTTGGCATTCAGACAAGCACTGGTGGAAGAGCGGGGTGCAGCTCTGAGAGTACATAGATCTACGGCAATCAGTTTCGTTCGACATCGACAATACCCGTTAGAAAGAATAAAGGTTCAGCGGATACAGACATGTATACTAGAAAAACTCTCCAAAATTCAGATTGGATTAGGCAGCCCATACACATGAGCCACCAAAATATCACTATCTAACCCGATATTTGTCCATTTCTGGGCGTATGCATGGGTTCATGGTTTCTCCCAGAAGCAAGTTTGTCTACTTTTCTGCGAAGCCACTTGATTACTGCCTGATAATTGCTTTGTTTGGTCGCAAGCACCTTCTCAAAAGCCAGGCAGGCAATGCTGCTACTGTCAGTATAGTTCACAGTTATCCACGGAATGGCATCTTACAGAGCAACTTGCGACTGTCGTATACTACAAGTATACTGGGGGTATTTCATCATTCGGGATTTGCTCGTTAGCAATTTATAAGCCACGTCTATCAACGTGGCAATGGTTCCTGGGAATGGGATCAGCAAGCGGTCGCCGTGTTCAGAGAGCTGAGGTTACTTACGAAGTATCATTTCACTACTGGGATGCTGGTTTTTTCTGAGGCAGCGGATATACGCCCACATCTTGCTGGCAGTCTCGACGAAAGCACCCTGGAGTGATGATAGAACGGTCCGGGTTGAATTGTGAGACGTGTCGTAGAACATCAAATGTGATTGGATCTTGAATGCGTCTGTTATGTGAAAGAAAACAATGGTTAACGTATCATAAGGATCGTATTGAAGGAGTATCTTACTCAGAACTTTTCGCTGGAAATTCTGGCCCGGGGTGCGGCCAAAGTCAACCGTAAGGGAGGTCGATACATCTACCTGAGCGTCAGTGATGAGAACGAGCTGTATGGAATGATAAGGAACATACCGATGTTTGCGTCTCTTTCTCTATCCTTGGTTATATCCAGTGTCTGACAGTTAATCGCCGTCCCACAGTAAGGAAAGCCCTTTTCATGGTTGTACTTTCGAACAGGTTCGCCATCATATAGCATGTCGAAGTTGACCATGGTCTTGGCCGGGTTGACCGTAACTCCGTATTCGGGAAACCCACCATGCATGGCGTTCACAAATCTGACAGCCTTGTTTTGATCTAAAGTGATGAGGAGAAAATCGTCAATGAGACGCAACAGAAGACAATCTGGTGAATCCAGAAACCCCAAATGCTTTGATTCAAGATCGGCATAAAAGTAGTTGCATAGGAACGAGGATAGGACTGAGCCTTGAGGAATGCCGACTTTCTGCCTGTAGTACTTCTTCCCCACCTTGACAAGATTTTGTTTAACGTGCTCCTTCAAGAGACTCATGAGCTCTCCAGTATTCTCGGTCTTGCGGAACGCACTGTCTACAAAGACagtgtttttcttcttcggtGCCAGGTCCCCCTCAAGACGCACTGTGAAAGCTGGGTTCTCATTCTCACTCAAAGCGGAAGCGTACCATCGCCGGACGGCTTTGGAGGAATATTTATCGTCGTCTATCACCGCTCGTTCGCCTGGCTTGACCTCCACATGCCTCATGATGGTGTACTTGGTTTGGCTAGGCACGGATTTCATAAGCTCGATGACTGCTTCCTGTGGAATAGTATCAAAAGCAGCCTTGACATCAGCCTTGGCAAAGTACAGCTTGCCATGACCGGGACTTAGAGTTTCTTTAAAGGCCTTGAGTCGGTTGTAAATGTCGCTTACTGAGAACATTGTAGATCCCAGTTTTGATGGATTAATTCTCTAATTTGTCGATCAGTTTGAGTTCTGAAACAGAACATTTCGCGATTGCCAACATACCGTTTCTAATTTTAAGAGCGAGTGGATAGGTCCCAGAACTTTGTTGATGCTGCGACCAAGTTTCTTGGATGGTCCCCGAGCCATAGATCTTCGTCGCAGGTTCATGATGGGGCGCAACTTGTTACCCTTGGGTAATAGTCGAATCTGACTGGTGCTCAGCTCCCGTTTTTCCAGTATCTGGAGCGCCTCATTCATCTTAAGCTCCTCAAACATGTCTGCTTTGAGATCTGCCATGGCAGGCTCTGCAATTCGTCTCCATACTTCATGGCGGAAGTAGAAAACTCGATAACGATGGGTATTGGATTCAGTGACATAAAAGTTGTTGCGAATCAGGGGTATCAAAAGTGAGTCAAAAacaaaataaagaaattcgTGGAAAATCTCAAGACGCTTCTCGGTGTCCGTTCTGCTGGGTTTCTGGGCACCATAATTATGAGGTTGGAGCCAAGAAATCTCTGTAATCTGACATCCCTTTAGTTGACAATCCACTGAAGCTGTTCAAAAACTAACCTTGAGGTCCTGCGTTATTTCATGTAGCGACATAGTCTCAAAGCGCCTGAGCCTGATGAAGTGATGAACGCTTCGCATCACAGTTGATTTGTTGTGTTTCCCAGCATCTCCGTTTCCCCAGAAGCTATCTGGGATGATCTTGGACAGGGCTGCTTGACAGAACGAAGAAACTTGAGATGGTGGTGTGGCCAGTTCTTCTAGAGAGTCGTGCTTCGGAAGTGATTGCGTCTGTGTGTCGAAAGTTCCTGCTTCCGGATACATCTGGGATGAAGCGCATTTTTGTTTCGACCTCGGGGGTGCGTCCTGCAAAGGCTTCAGCTTCCGAGATGATATGAGGATCTTCTTGAGCCTTGGCTTTCGACTCCGCGAGAATCTGTCAAAGACGCAAGGGCAGTAATGCCTCAGTAACTCCGTATAAGAGCATCGGCTATGAAGGATTTGTAAACGCTTCACGAGTTGCTCGGCGTCACCGCGGAGCCGCTTGGGCGTTTTCGGCTTTCTTGGAGTAATATCTCCTGGTTTAGTCTTGAAGGCGGCAGCAATCTCATCTTCTCTTGACGTATAGTCCTGGAACTTTTGAGAAGTTTTGGTGGGGTCAACCTGGGAGGTAAAGACGTTGTGCAGTCCGAATTGACGAGGAAACATGTACATCATGACATTGATTACACCTTGATGTTCAACATCCAAGTTGGCGGAGTCAGAGGGTCTGCGATGCCTATTCAATACGTCTGGCCTTGTCAACACCTTGaataattataagccttCGCAAGACTTACGAATGTGTTTGTAGCCGGCTTGGACAAGCCCGTTCGTCGAGAGAGACGGCTTAGCATAGAATATTCTACTTCTCACCAAAGTAATGTCTGTTGGTTTACGCACTACACAAGCCAACCCCTTATTCAGTGATACGTTGCCGCCAGGGAGATCAAGCTCTGCAAGAGGCACGCCTACAAAAGTCAGACTGGCAACGCTCGAAGTACGCAAATCTTACCTGACAGTTGGTGGTAATTATTGAAGCCAGCTTCAACGGCTATATAGATTGATGCATCGGCAAGGAGTTTGACCATGATCTCTTCGCCAGCTTTGCCGAGTAGAGCTAGCAGCTGTGGCCAGGGACTTTCTTTGAGTGCTTTTACATGGGAATTAGGGTAGTGGCTGAATAGACCCGGGATATTGGTCGTCCCTTGATTTTTTGGGCCGCCTGATCTTTTGAAGCCGTCGCATAGGATGTGTTTAGGCCGTCCTCCAACGTTCGATTCTCGACGGAAGAGTAGCCACAAGACGAAATCCACAATCTAGGTGCAAGTCAGCGATAGCTCACCATACGGGAATGTGATACTGACATCATCTTGGCAAAACGCAGATCCCGCGATGCCATCTGATAAACTAACATGGGATTCATCCCCCTTTTGTGTAAATTCAATATATTGCATCTTTCGCGTGTGATCATCCTCGACATTCTGCTGGTCGGCGAAACAAACAAGTGACGTATCGAGGAGTCGCGACAAACTTCTTTCAAGTTCTCCGACATCTTCCCCCGCACCAACAGACGCTATCTTCTTTCTTCGAAGACGAGAGCGCGGCGGCAGATTAAGGAGGATATATTCTCTTAACGTAGTGACTTTGTCGTAGCAACGATTCAAGAGGTCGCGTTTCACAGGCGTATCACGTAATGTTCTGGCTCTTTTTCGGTCACTTGACGCGTCGGTATCTTCAAGCTTCCGTTTTGCTTTGCGGGACATCATTTCAAAAGATTAATGAGCCACTCATTTCGCGCCTTGGATGTTAAGAAGAGTGGTTGAAGATGAACTGCCATGCGCCACGGGGATTGTTATCGAGATGTGGCTAAAGATCTACTGTGGCAGTTCCTGATCTAACCTATAATGAGATAGTGTACCAGTAGCGTACGGGGGACGAAAAATAGTTGGCGTCCAAGCGTTCTATCCATCAAACTGAAAGAAAGATGccacaaaaaaagaaaagccaTCTCATCCTACCTATTCGACGATAAACGAAGATTTATTTATGCAGTCGTGCCCAACTGCTGATGCCGTTCTTTAAGCAGCTTTCTTTTTGCTGTCTCAAATTTTCAGAACTCGTGTATTCAAGATACTAACGTATAAAGATATGTATATCTGGCCTCGATTACTGAGTAGTAAACTTTAGGTCGTCTTGGTAGTATCCGTCACCTTTTCCACCGTGGACCCCTGACACAGAAAGTGGATTGCATTTACCCGCTTGCGCAGGTACACGGTAAGGGAAGCACAGAAATCAGATGGACATGCACCTGACACAATAGGTGGGAAAGGTGACTCGGGATGATTAGGCGTATGATCTCATGTGGATTTGGGGCAACGCTTGTTCCTGCAGGCGGAATAATGTACCTCTCTCTGTACGTGCTTGTCCAAGGACAGCATCGAACATGGTACGACGATGCAGGAACGGGAATCACGGAGAAAACATGTACAATCTTCCTCGAGTGAAGTGACATGCGAGACTGTCTGTATGGTTACATACTGTACTCCGTACTATGGTGTGCCTCGATGGTGTGATCGGCCAATATGGTTGGTAATATTGGCAAGGGACCCCAGATCTACAACGATTGTCTAGGATCCAGAAATACAGCAAAAGCAATGAAAGAtcagatgcagatgcagatatTTCTTTCTTCGTCCATATTTTGGGAAATCAAGTGTCATCAGTGGAgcatctttttcttctcagCTTTCAGCCTTTGGGGTAAGAACCCACAGGATCCAGTTTGCAACCAAGTTGTTGCGCCATGTTTTTCCAAGTATGGCGATCATCGAAGAACAAGCAAGACGATGACAAAAGTCCACAATCCATCGATGAACTGCGCTTTATTAATCTTGTTGTTCGTTCTCATTCATCATAGCCGACTCGGTTCTCTCTGTTACGAGCATCATCTACCCAAGGTGTGACCAAGATGCAAAAGGAAATGAGTAAGGAAAAGAGGCGAGAATGTAGAAGCACAGCATCAGGAATGAAAGACTGGTAAACGAATTGAGTAACGTCGAGTGGGTGCTAGCCCCAGGCAATCACCCATCTGTTTCCCTTTGGTGTACTGCACATACTCAAACTCGTTAGGAGAAAGTCACTGCGCTTTGGTTGTAACATGATCCTAGGCGGGGATCCCCTTGccaaatattaatagatactaTCTACCTGGGTGTGAAAGATTGGCGAAACAGACGCTCAGTATACCAAACAATAAACAAGCCGACAGCCTAGGAAAGTTAAAACTTGTGTTTATCTGACTAGCTCAAGGGGTCAAGAGTCTCAAAATCTCTAGGAAACGGTGAACCGCTGGCGGTTATCACAATTACAGTAAATGTCAATACGAACCAAATTGCCAGAGCGGATGGAATTGAGGCTACTAGATCGTCTGCCACACGAAACGATCTGTGGATTGCAAGGCTAGTATTATGCAGCCACAACGAAACACAACGAAACACAACAAATTGATTAGGTCGCAGTGAAAACCCTGATGCTTCAAGGGGAAGGCGAATGTATGCAGCAGGATGAACCTGATTATtggtctcttctttcttttccttggtTTGGTTCAGGTATTAGTTTCATCATGAAGAAAACAGACCTTGTTTTTTTGTTTATTATTATGACTGGACTGTGGACTGCCGTGTTTTAAGACCAATGTCGCAGGCTCATCCGCTAATAAGAAACGAATGGTCTCCAAGCTTGGAACATGGACAAGGGTCATGGTAACATGGGTAGATCTCTTCTCGTACAAAGAAGTGAGAGGGACGACCAGGATCAGGACGACTCGGGAATTGGCGCAGAGAAACACTGAATGTTCCGACTCGCCAAGGCGCAAATAATCCAGAGTTACTTCCGTCAATTGTCCTAGTACAAAAGTCATACAAAAAGAAGCAAGTATTAGGAAAAAGCATACACACCTGCAGAATCTTGGAACTGTATCCGTCATTGGGCTGTCAGCGCAaatgtacctaggtaggtactaagttttGGAAGGTTTCTTTAGACTGGCCACTTGGGGATTGTTAAACGGTCTTACTCTCTCAAGCTATGGACGAGATTCTGCACCATGAACTGCAATATGCAGTCACTCGTCTCATGCAGAGCAAAGTTGTTCTGCGCCTGCAATCACAGTAATCAACTCTATGTACGGATATGTATCCTCTTAATTGATATGCCTAGATCTACTTACGCTCCAGTAATCAAAGATCCGCGGCGTGCTCTAGGTCAAGCTCCACCAAGAAGGTTGTCGCCCCATATGTACTCTCGAGCCTGCGCCGCAACGCTAGAGTTTTAGCAGGTGCTGTAGCTGCCTGCTCTCGACCGCCAACTGTTTTGTACCTCTCGAGATATCCCAgtttttcttcttccgaTCCCTGCACCAAAATTCACTGGTTTTTGTTTCCCAACTTTGTTCTTGCTGTCTTTAGCAATATCCTCGTTCTGccatctcgtctcgtctttCTTCTCGTGTGATTTTTTGCCTTAGTACCTTCTTCTTGTGAAGCAATTCCATCCATTAGACCCCTATTTCTCCCTGTCCAGGGATCATCCACACTCGAGCCTCAATACGACCCGCTCGCTCTGTGCTGGCTATTGTGCCCTGAGCTCTGTGCTCTATTCTGTTCTGTTCCATTTGTTGTCTGGTCCATTGCATCTTCAGTGGAGGCTACAGCTGTCAGATAATTATCCTCTCATCTGAACGCACATACATGCAGCTTCATCCGCTCCTCATTTCCCTGTAAAGCCTGCATTGCAGCTCACTATCTCCTAAGCACCTCCGTCACCGTTGCATCCATCCTCAAAAGTCCGTACGCAGTGCAGTTGCAACGACTCGGAACGGTTGATTCCAACAGACAGTGCCCACTCCCTCCCGTCCCCTAACCTAACATTCAGACCAGGGAccgggcgccccatcttgtCCCCCAAAGCTCAAAGCTCACTCGTCCACGGATGGCTCCCGCAGTCCTGAACCTGTGAAAGCCATTGACATTCTTCCACCCCTGGTGATTAGTTAGTCTCTACATTCTCTATCTAGACTACAGCATAGCACTGCACCGCACCGCACCGCACCGCACCGCACCGCAGCACGCTTTCCACACCTATCGAGTGTGCCTCTCGCCAACGCCCGCACCCTTTAAACGCCAACGCATCGATGCTCGCTGCATGGGTCTATAGTCCCTCGACCAGTCGTTCCGCTCGACGAGCCTGACCGATGCTCAGGCCACCATGGACCACGACATGGATATGGCCCTTCACGCGGGCCTCCAAGCCGACAGACAGGACTTAGACTCCAACTTTCGAACCCCCAATCTCGAGCCTCACCACAGTCACCAACATTCTCACGATCACGACTACGACCGCCGCATCGACTGCGATACCGATTCTATACCCCAAGCCTACCTTTACGATCAGGTGCCGAACAGCCACCGTCATCACCTCCCAGACTCTTCTCATCCCGCTGCTCCTGCATCCCATTTCGACCACAACATCTACTCCCACGCTCCTGTGCCTCACGCCGACGACCACAACTCCCTTCCCGCGGGTGCCCATCATGCTTTCGACCCCGTAAATCCCGACGATTTCTACAAGAGCTATCGGGAAACAAACCAAAATAATACAGAGTCTTCTTCTGTGGCTGCTGCGGCCCAGCGTCCGTCGTTGCGCTCCAACGGTAATGGCTCTACGCCAAAACATCCTGTCATTTCCAAAACACATGAAAACATGCGTTCGGCGTCAAATCCTGTCGACAACAGACCTGCCCTTCCGGGGTATAAACCTACAGCAACTCACCCCAGCGTGAGAGATTTGAAGAAGCGGTTCGACCAAAACGGTACTACACCATCCTCGATCCCCCGTGCTCCAGCGCACATGGGAGCTGCAGCTAAGACTAGGCATGACGGCGGTGCCAGCCTACAACCGCGAAATGGTGGAACGGGTTATTCCTCGTTACGTGATGGCAGCAGCAATTTCAGCAAGCAAACAACATCCTCTTCAGCCCGTTCTCAGAGATCAAGATATGTAGCCGAGGACCAAGTGTCAAGTAATTCCCAATCTTTCGCAAGTCGTATAGGGAAACCCCGAAATGCGGTTAGCGGGAATTCAAATGCCTCCAAgtcttcttccaacttgGCACCCGAGTCTCCACCACAACAACCGACTTCGTCTTCCATCGCCCCTACGCCTTCGCGTTCGCAAGGCCTATTGTTCGGCGAAATTCTTCCCGACCAGCACAATTTTTCAGCTCTTGGTTATGGCATTGAGGGTGTCCGCCCAAGGAGGACGTCTGAATCGAGCTTGTACAATCCGTTCAGCCATCAAAGAAGCCTATCTGACCCACCAGATGTGGCCGACCTTACATCCCCGGACATCTGGTACCGTAGCCTCAACGGCGATGATAGCAACGGCGAACCGGCTCAAGCTCCTCGTCAAAAAGGCCACACACGGTCACATAGCGACATACCCAAGTCGCCTGCAATGCCTCCAGCATCCCGCAAAACGCCATCTCGAAAGCCTACCATCACTAATACAGCTGGAGCTGGAACTGGATCTGCCTCTAAACTCCCACGTTCTGTCAAGAAGCTGAATAATTCAAGCGACTCGGCCCCGTCGACACGTTCCAATTCTCCTAATCTAAAAAGACCACAGGTTAATGGCCGTGCATCAAGGGCAGAGACCCCTACCACTACAACAAGGGCGAAGAcaccaacttcatcaagggCGAAGAcaccaacttcatcaagggCGAAAACTCCAACAAGAGCCAAGACACCAACCCAAAGCGGTGCCACTCGAAAGGCCGCACCTCGAAACCTTGTCACACCAACGAATAATAACCGTCTTCAAGCCAATATCATCGCACCTCCTCCAAAGCTCTCACCTCCACTTAGGAGTTCTCGACCTCGTCAACCTGTCTCTGTAGCCACGACGGCAAGCTCTCGGATGAGGGCAATAGAAAGGGCCAGGTCACCAAATCCAGGCTCTGCTCCGCCATCTAGGATTGCCGAGCCATCATCACGACGTGGAAAGATAGCTATAGGGCCAATCGATTTCGAACAACGACGAGAACATATACGACTGGCTTATACCAAGTCCATCCGCGAGAGTCAGGTTCTGGAGGCGAGACAAAAAGCGGCAGATCGAAAGCGAAGGGACATGGAAGCTGCCGCCGAGGCAAAGGTCGCCAACGCCGGTGCCGCTACCTCGTCTCTCGCCCATTCGCCATCCATGACTTCAGAATCAGGTGGTGCAGACTTGCAAGACACCTCTGATATTCCCCCAGTCCCACCTCTTCCAGAGAGCCACCTGCCAATACCAGGAGCAGCTGTTCGAGAACCTATCTTGGGCCCGGAGATTCCCCATGCTATTCAAGTTCAAAACGCGTTGGATGCGATCGACCATCAAGATGGCCCAGTTTTCTCAGATGGATATGATGCATCGTATGGCCAGATTCCTGCAGATCCGCTCCGAGAGCCCACGCCGTTCATTGACGATCCAACAATGAGTCCTGTGGACATTGCAATGTCGCTTCCGCCTGCTTCCCTGATGCTATCTACCAGCTCTCAGGCAACGCCTCTTGCTGAGCCACTACTCAAAGCCTTCGATTCTCCCACTCTTGGGGTTCCCGGCAGCTTTCCTGCGCTCAGTCCCCCTATCGATGATGTATCAGAGCGACCTATGAGTGCAGTATCTGCAACATCAGAGATAACAGAGTTCGATAATGAACCTCAGTCCACTCCTCCGAGGTCTACCCAAACGCCACTTGAAGTTCCTATCACGATCATTAAGCCGCCTAGTCCGCAGGCCCAGAGGTCTGCGTCTCCTCCACGGGCAGAGTATCACTACCCTTTCGAGGATGATCCTGATTCACCGGTTCGGCCCAAATCCACATCTGTGACGCTTCACACGAGTGATGTTTCCTCATCCAGGCAGCATGTTGCTGACGACTTTGCAATTCCTGGTTCATTCGGCGCCAGCCTTGAAGACGATGGTCGCCAAAATACTGAATCTCCCTGCGAAACCACAATAACTGTTCTGCCGCCCAGTGATGATCCACAGCCGGCTGACGAGCCCCGACAGACGATTCCTTTCCCAAGGATCGAACCTGATTATGAATCGGATTGTCAGTCAGAATCAGAATTTGGTGAACTTCAGCGAAGATACCACCAATCTCGTGACGATGATGCTGTTACCGACTGTTGCACCGAAGACATGGATGATGAAAGCAGGAAGGAATGTAGGTCAGAGGCGCCATCTGACGATCGAGTCTCGTCACACCGAGCCTCCACCTGTGAATCTATCGACACTAATAACGATCGTCAATATAATTTTGATGAGCACCAGCGTCCCGACTCGACGACGAATCTCATGGTACCGACCTTATCTGCGCCGAACCGAACGAGTCAGCAGTCGACGTGGACCGATTTTTCTGTCAACAGTGGAGATGTGTCGCCTGCGGTGCGCTCATCAGTATTTACCGACATCGATGATGAAAATGACACTGGAGACCATGGTCATGTCACGATTTTCGAAACGACATCCATTCACAGAAACAGCCGGCCTATCAATCGACCCGTTGAGGT includes:
- a CDS encoding hypothetical protein (TransMembrane:1 (o1051-1067i)~BUSCO:6075at5125); this translates as MMSRKAKRKLEDTDASSDRKRARTLRDTPVKRDLLNRCYDKVTTLREYILLNLPPRSRLRRKKIASVGAGEDVGELERSLSRLLDTSLVCFADQQNVEDDHTRKMQYIEFTQKGDESHVSLSDGIAGSAFCQDDIVDFVLWLLFRRESNVGGRPKHILCDGFKRSGGPKNQGTTNIPGLFSHYPNSHVKALKESPWPQLLALLGKAGEEIMVKLLADASIYIAVEAGFNNYHQLSGVPLAELDLPGGNVSLNKGLACVVRKPTDITLVRSRIFYAKPSLSTNGLVQAGYKHIHVLNRHRRPSDSANLDVEHQGVINVMMYMFPRQFGLHNVFTSQVDPTKTSQKFQDYTSREDEIAAAFKTKPGDITPRKPKTPKRLRGDAEQLVKRLQILHSRCSYTELLRHYCPCVFDRFSRSRKPRLKKILISSRKLKPLQDAPPRSKQKCASSQMYPEAGTFDTQTQSLPKHDSLEELATPPSQVSSFCQAALSKIIPDSFWGNGDAGKHNKSTVMRSVHHFIRLRRFETMSLHEITQDLKITEISWLQPHNYGAQKPSRTDTEKRLEIFHEFLYFVFDSLLIPLIRNNFYVTESNTHRYRVFYFRHEVWRRIAEPAMADLKADMFEELKMNEALQILEKRELSTSQIRLLPKGNKLRPIMNLRRRSMARGPSKKLGRSINKVLGPIHSLLKLETRINPSKLGSTMFSVSDIYNRLKAFKETLSPGHGKLYFAKADVKAAFDTIPQEAVIELMKSVPSQTKYTIMRHVEVKPGERAVIDDDKYSSKAVRRWYASALSENENPAFTVRLEGDLAPKKKNTVFVDSAFRKTENTGELMSLLKEHVKQNLVKVGKKYYRQKVGIPQGSVLSSFLCNYFYADLESKHLGFLDSPDCLLLRLIDDFLLITLDQNKAVRFVNAMHGGFPEYGVTVNPAKTMVNFDMLYDGEPVRKYNHEKGFPYCGTAINCQTLDITKDRERDANIDVSTSLTVDFGRTPGQNFQRKVLNAFKIQSHLMFYDTSHNSTRTVLSSLQGAFVETASKMWAYIRCLRKNQHPSSEMILRTIATLIDVAYKLLTSKSRMMKYPQYTCSIRQSQVALIACLAFEKVLATKQSNYQAVIKWLRRKVDKLASGRNHEPMHTPRNGQISG
- a CDS encoding hypothetical protein (BUSCO:1773at5125); protein product: MDHDMDMALHAGLQADRQDLDSNFRTPNLEPHHSHQHSHDHDYDRRIDCDTDSIPQAYLYDQVPNSHRHHLPDSSHPAAPASHFDHNIYSHAPVPHADDHNSLPAGAHHAFDPVNPDDFYKSYRETNQNNTESSSVAAAAQRPSLRSNGNGSTPKHPVISKTHENMRSASNPVDNRPALPGYKPTATHPSVRDLKKRFDQNGTTPSSIPRAPAHMGAAAKTRHDGGASLQPRNGGTGYSSLRDGSSNFSKQTTSSSARSQRSRYVAEDQVSSNSQSFASRIGKPRNAVSGNSNASKSSSNLAPESPPQQPTSSSIAPTPSRSQGLLFGEILPDQHNFSALGYGIEGVRPRRTSESSLYNPFSHQRSLSDPPDVADLTSPDIWYRSLNGDDSNGEPAQAPRQKGHTRSHSDIPKSPAMPPASRKTPSRKPTITNTAGAGTGSASKLPRSVKKLNNSSDSAPSTRSNSPNLKRPQVNGRASRAETPTTTTRAKTPTSSRAKTPTSSRAKTPTRAKTPTQSGATRKAAPRNLVTPTNNNRLQANIIAPPPKLSPPLRSSRPRQPVSVATTASSRMRAIERARSPNPGSAPPSRIAEPSSRRGKIAIGPIDFEQRREHIRLAYTKSIRESQVLEARQKAADRKRRDMEAAAEAKVANAGAATSSLAHSPSMTSESGGADLQDTSDIPPVPPLPESHLPIPGAAVREPILGPEIPHAIQVQNALDAIDHQDGPVFSDGYDASYGQIPADPLREPTPFIDDPTMSPVDIAMSLPPASLMLSTSSQATPLAEPLLKAFDSPTLGVPGSFPALSPPIDDVSERPMSAVSATSEITEFDNEPQSTPPRSTQTPLEVPITIIKPPSPQAQRSASPPRAEYHYPFEDDPDSPVRPKSTSVTLHTSDVSSSRQHVADDFAIPGSFGASLEDDGRQNTESPCETTITVLPPSDDPQPADEPRQTIPFPRIEPDYESDCQSESEFGELQRRYHQSRDDDAVTDCCTEDMDDESRKECRSEAPSDDRVSSHRASTCESIDTNNDRQYNFDEHQRPDSTTNLMVPTLSAPNRTSQQSTWTDFSVNSGDVSPAVRSSVFTDIDDENDTGDHGHVTIFETTSIHRNSRPINRPVEVRNSQPEPRPSVDSTRPPYPSHQLPELDTGDGFSIPYLSNRASKSFSYFPSPNHEPPPIPASAAGSTCNSQRASGVYYEQSQSGSTFVSSERGSEDYIPMMTTPQSMDNTSLSASNQYFADATTLNGDAASETYDKQGMTDQVKQRLTQRRNILKELVDTEAVFVRDMNIVEEIYKGTAEACPKLDGNTVKLIFRNTDEIITFHTAFFAQIKEAVLAVYTMQGRRSALAREGSIMSEPSQFNPADVDDSKDRSVLIGPIFKANMESMKLAHEGFLRNSDGAAKRLIDIQMDPTVKVWLNECNEVAKDLTAAWDLDSLLIKPMQRITKYPNLIGSLLHHTPVDHPDHQSLTEAKNLIEEAIIEINKTKKNFELVGQIVGRKRKESDVKAGFARAFGKRVDKLQASGARQTDDTEYQKLNEKFSDDYLRLQVVLRDVEFYTRQVSAYVHEFLQYLSSIELVMRLQPGNYPELESKWVQFNISIRDLEKVALEDHLAQVRKSVIEPFEHVIKAYGNPSLAMKKRQKRRIDFERYEQLKRAGKSIDAKLKEQVEQYEALNDTLKKELPKLSCLTEKVGHICLGNFVNIQTTWYGIWKDKMKVVLGDCPDTPDLKEVVATFNRDFPYAQEQLSNIGILNPMYRGRVSQSTTRSTDESSSLMMRSRPSESGSRGRGLSVSSEKVPGVTTTDFTKRHSGSYSASPTVISAGNIPSPHHYYYRDHYAGISNHQQGTASPISPELAGSARSFAASTRPSTGRSFDSGGVPRQSSESSTQQLRDSQTTYSSHNQSQSQESRRFSGLFHSALPPADGPEDSTRSSRASSRERGPVDNDGYNVLWLAASLFEFNIATTKHEAGYPYLIYQAGEIFDVLGEKGELWLAKNQDDPDDRVGWIWSKHFARLADS